Sequence from the Streptomyces sp. R33 genome:
GGGCAGGTGGGGGTACCCTGGCTTCCCCGATCCGGTGGCCGGCACGGAGGTGCACCCGCCCCCGAGCCAGTCCGCCACCGCACCGAACTCGCTGCAGGTCATCACCGACCCCACAGGCAAAATCCTCTGGGTCTCGCGAGCGTTGCCGGGCCGGACCCACGACCTCACGGCCGCCCGCCGGCACCGCATCATCGCCACCTGCGTCCGCGTCGGGACCCCGGTCCTGGCCGACCTCGGCTACGTCGGGGCCGGCGGCACGTTCGCTGTTCCCCACCGACGACGGCCCCGCCAGGACCTCGCTGGCCAGCGGTCGATCAACCGGGCCCACGCCAGGCTCCGCTACCCCGTCGAACGCGGCATCGCACGACTGAAGACCTGGAAGATCTTCCGCCATGCCCGCCGCAGCCCCACCTGGCTCACCCAGGCAGCCAAAGCCGTCCTCACCCTGGAGAGCTACCGCTGAAAACCCTCTATGAAAGAAAATCCACCTCTCGCTCGCCGACAACGGCGGCAACCTCCAAGCCGCCGTCGACCGCATCGCCGCGACCGTCCACCGGGTGAAAGCCGCGGCAGGCCAGGACAGCAGCCTTCACGCCTGCCTCGACGCGCTGGAAGCGATGCTGGCCGGGAACCTCGAATGGTCCTACCTCACCCCCGCTACAACGGGCTCGGCCACACCTGGAACGGCAAGAGAGACACCACCGTCATCCTCACCCCCCACGCCACCTTCTACCTGCCGCACACCCACACCACGCCCAGGACACCAGTGGCCACCGACCCCCATTGAGCTGGCCAATACAGCTCTCCCCCGGGCCGCATGAGCCAACTGATGGCACCGAGAACGAGGCACGATTCCTGGACTGCTCGCGGACGCGGTCGTGGACGGTCGAAGTACGCGTCAGCTGACCCGAAGACCGACCGCCAGCGTCAGTTCAAGGACCCGGTGCGGCGATGCGAGATCCGGAAACAGCTCCCGCAGCTGCGACATCCGGTACCGGACCGTCTGGGGATGGACGAACAACGCCGCCGCCACCTCGTCCCGCCTGCCCTGGTGCAGCAGCCACGCCCGCAACGTCTCCTCCAGCCGCCGCGCCGTCGCGACAGGCAAGGTCCGCAACGGTGCGAGGGCTCGGGCACGCAGGTCTGCGAACGCGTCCACGTCGGCGCTCAGCACCAGCTCGGGCAGGTGGTCCTCGGTGTCGCGAATATCCGAGGAGAGGGAGCGCGCGCGTACGGCTCGTGCGTACGAGGCTGACGCACGAGTCCATGGCCGGGCCGGGCCGACCACGGCGTTGCGGTCGGTCAGCTGCCGCAAGAGATGTGATCGGTCGGCATCGGGGACGAGCAGCACACCGGTGGCGTCCGGCAGATCGTCGAGGACGAGGGTGCTCGGGTCGAGCGCACGGTAGGCAGGCCGGGCCTGGTCGGCGGGCAGCAGGACCGCGGTCAGCGAAACCGGAGGCTGCCACCCGGCCCGTTGAACAGAGGCCAGCAGCACCTCCGGGCTCGCGCCGGCGAGGAGGTCGCGGGCCAGGTGTTCCAGCTGGCGCTCGTGGGCCCTGCCCCGGGCGGCCAGTTCGTCGGCGTGGCCCGCGGCGCTCGCGGCAGAGAGCTCGTCGATGTAGGCGAAGGTCAGCTCGGCGAACTTGGCGACCTCGGCGGCGGGCAGACCTACGGGTACGGCACCAGCTGCCAGGCATCGCCAGGCCACGCGGGCGCCGACGCGGTAGGCGCTGAGCAGGGCGTCCATCGAACGGCCGTCGCGCACCTCGCCGCGGCCCAGCTCGTAGGCTGCGTCACCGGCGTCGCCGCCTGTGGCGTTCCCGCTCGCGAGGTCCAGGTAGTGCCCCAGGGCGGTACGGACGGCTCGGCGGATGGTGGCGCCCATGCGGCCCGAAAGGGCGTTGGCGTAGGGAGGGACCTCGTCGATGATCGCCTGGACGACCTCGTCGGCGGTGGTCTTCAGCGCGGCCCGAAGTGCGGTGACCGTCGTCTCATCCAGGGCCAGTTCGCTGGCCCTCCGGATTGCATGGCTCACGGTTTTGTTCCCTGCGAACAATTCAGCCGATCAGATTTACGTCCTGCGGTCAGGACTTTACCCCTTGAGGCGCAGCAAGCTGGAGTCATGACGAGTGCAGCCCTCCGCAGCAGGGCGTGGAAACTGCTGGAGATGGTCACGACGCCGCTGCTGCCGTCGGACTACCTCGACCTGGTCAGCCCGCTGCGTGCGGGCGCTGACCTGCGTGGGCGCATCGAGGCCGTGCACCCCGAGACGAGTGACGCCGCGACTATCGTGATCAGGCCGGGACGGGGCTGGCGCGGCCACAGAGCCGGTCAGTACATGCGGATCGGGGTCGATGTCGACGGGGTGCGCCTGTGGCGTGCCTATTCCCTCACCTCGCCGACGAACCGCCGGGACGGCCGCGTCACGATCACCGTGAAGGCGATCCCGGACGGCAAGGTCAGCAACCACCTGGTCCGCAGGGCGAAACCGGGCACGCTGGTCCAGCTCGACCAGCCGACCGGTGACTTCGTGCTGCCGCAGGCCAAGCCCGCCAAGGTGCTCTACCTGACGGCCGGCAGCGGCATCACGCCCGTGATGGGCATGCTGCGCGACAACGAGCTCGACGACGTCGTCATGGTCCACTGCGCGCCACGGCCGCACGACGTGATCTTCCGCGACGAACTGCACGGCCTGGTCGCGGACAGGAAGCTGCGGCTCACCGAGGTGCACACCGACACAGACGGCGTGCTCGACATCGCCCGTCTCGACGCACTCGTGCCCGACTGGGCCGAGCGCGAGACCTGGGCCTGCGGGCCCGCGGGCCTGCTGGACGCCGCCGAAGAGCACTGGACCGAGCACGGCGTACCAGAGCGCCTGCACACCGAACGCTTCCGCCCCAGCATCGTCGTCGCCGGCGACGGCGGCGAGGTTACGTTCAGCGTCACGGGCAAGACGGTCGACGCGGACGGCGCCACGCCGTTGCTGGACATCGGCGAGGAGGCCGGCGTGCTCATGCCCTCCGGGTGCCGCATGGGCATCTGCTTCGGCTGCATCACGCCGCTCAAGGCGGGCGCCGTCCGTGACCTGCGCACCGGCGAGATCACCGAGGCCGAGCCGGGCGTCCTCATCCAGACCTGCGTGTCCGCCGCCGCGGGCCCCTGCGACATCGAACGATAGGAAGACCTTGACCGCTATCGACCCCACCGCCCACCTGACCGCGGAGCAGATCGAGGAGCTCGGCCGCGAGCTGGACGCGATCCGCGACGAGGTGATCGCCGACCGCGGCGAGAAGGACGCCGCCTACATCCGCAAGGTCATCTCGGCACAGCGCAAGCTCGAGCTGGCCAGCAGGGGCGTGCTGCTGTTCTCGTTCTTCCCGCCCGCGTGGCTGCTCGGCACCGCCGGGCTGTCCGTGGCGAAGATCATGGACAACATGGAGATCGGTCACAACATCCTGCACGGCCAGTGGGACTGGATGCGAGACCCGAAGATCCACTCCTCCACCTGGGATTGGGATCACGTCTCGCCGGCCGACCAGTGGAAGCACTCGCACAACGAGCTGCACCACACGTACACCAACGTGCTCGGCAAGGACAACGACCTCGGCTACGGCATCATGCGCGTCGACGAGGACCAGAAGTGGCACCCGTTCCACCTCGGCCAGCCGCTGTGGAACTTCATCAACGCCTGCTTCTTCGAGTACGGCATCGCCGCGTACGACCTGGAGCTGGGCAAGAACCTGCACAAGCGCCGCCGCAAGAACCCGGAGTTCCGCGCGCGGGCCAAGGCCGTGGGCCGCAAGATCCGCAAGCAGGTCCTCAAGGACTACGTCATCCACCCCCTGCTGTCGGGCCCGTCGTTCCTCACCACCCTCGCCGCCACGTTCACCGCCAACCTGGTCCGCAACGTCTGGACCCACTCGGTGATCATGTGCGGGCACTTCCCCGAGGGCGTACAGGTCTTCGAGCGCCGGTCGATCAAGGACGAAACGCGCGGCCAGTGGTACCTGCGCCAGATGATGGGCTCGGCGAACATCAGCGGCAGCAGGGCCATGCACTTCATGACCGGCAACCTGTCGCACCAGATCGAGCACCACCTGTTCCCAGACCTGCCCAGCAACCGATACGCCGAGGTCGCGGTGAAGGTGCGCGCGCTGTTCGAGAAGTACGAGCTGGAGTACGTCACCGGGCCGCTCCCCAAGCAGGTGTTCTCCGCGTGGCGCAAGGTCTTCCGGCTCTCACTGCCGAACAAGAAGCCCAAGGTCAAAACGCCGGACCGCGAGCAGGAGCTCGTCGCGGCCTGATTCCCGGTATTGGGTCAGACCTTTCGGCCGTACCAGCGGCACCGCCGGTACGGTCAGCCGCGGTGGAACAGGTCTGCGCCTGCCGACCGGTGCCTTCCTTTTGGCGCGTTCCTTCGCCGCCGGGAACCTCCCGGCCTTCCTGGCCCCACTGCCGCTCGAGGGCGTCGTAGTTCGGAGAATCCGACACCCACCCGCCGCCCGCCCGCACGTCGGCGAAACTTCTCTGCACTGGAGCGTTCCTGTGGTCCACAAGCAGCCCAGCGGCCCCACGCCGGGCGCCGTGGCGGCCCGTATCCCGACCGTCACCAGGAGACCCGCAACGGGGTGACGGGTATGCCTGCCTTGGGTGCCGGCGGTTCGGGGTCAGGATCCGAGGACGAGCAGCACGCGGGGTGCGTTGGGCAGGTCCTCAGGGACGGTGGCGGTGCCGGTCAGAGGCATCAGGTGCCCGTTGGCGCAGTCGCCGGGCTGCTGATGGTCGATCTCCCAGTCCCAGCCGGCCGGAATCGCGTGGAAACTGGTGGCGTAGAGGGGCCCGCGGCAGGAGCGACACCAGTAGAACGACCGCCCCCTCACCCCGGCGCCCCTCACGCGGACGCGCCACGACTGCCACCGTGGACGCTCGGCCCCGGACCGGCATGCTGGTGTGGACCGGACGGCGGAAGCCCGGAACGAGAAGGCGGAATGCATAATTCACATCAGCTGAAACGATCCGGCAGCCTCCACGTCACCCCTCCACAAGAGAGTCGGCCTGCTGGCCCAGCACCCTGGCGTAGCCAGCAGCGCGAAGCGAACTGCGACTTCCAGGCGCAAACGGGAGCGTGGTGTTCGGGCGTAGGCCCGTCGTTGCTCGGAGTGTGGTGTGCAGGCGGGTGCGCAGGTGTATGAGGGCGTGGAAGTCCGCGAGGTGCGTGAAGCGGGTCAGCAGGCGGTCGATCAGGATGTCGTCGCCGGCTCCCACCGCCCGCACGATCGCCTCGGCTGTCTCCCGTACCGCGGGAGACAGCCGGGCAGGACCGGCTGCGTGCCCGCCGAAACCGGGGCGGGCCCCTGCGGACGGCACCGTCACCTCGTCACACACGGGCAAGGTCCCGACGAACCTGCACGCATGATTGCGACCACGAGTTGCCGCTGCTCAATCATGGACCGATCCTGCGCTCCCCCGAGGTCAGGTAAACCCCGGAACGCCGGTTACAGACCAGCCTGGGCATCGCGCTGGGCACCGCGCTGACTGCCCACCGCACCCTCTGGTGGATCAGCGGCACCCTCGCCCTGATGTGGACCCTGATGTTCTTCCTGCCCAAGCGGCCGAGCAGTCAGGCAGGCTGAGCGCCTCTGCACGGCGCGGTACCCGGTCCCCTGCTCGATGGGGCGACCGCGCGGGAGGTGGCGGTGCACCACGGACGAGGGCCGCGCGCAGTCGCGCAGCCATCGTCCGGTGCGTGTCCGTTGCCTCTGGGGCGCCGACCGGGGTTCCGTCGTTCGGGTCGCCCGCTACCGGGTGGTTGGGAAGCCGGGCCGATCTCGGTGCCCGCAGGCGGAGGTGGGGAGGGTTAGGCCGGGGTGATGTTCTCGGCCTGGGGGCCCTTCTGGCCCTGGGTGACGTCGAACGTCACAACCTGGCCCTCCTGGAGCTCGCGGAAGCCCGAGGAGTTGATCGCCGAGTAGTGGGCGAAGACATCCGGGCCGCCGCCGTCCTGGGCGATGAAGCCGAAGCCCTTCTCGGCGTTGAACCACTTCACAGTTCCCGTAGCCATATCCATGCCTTCCAGTCGATGAACGCCTCCCACGATGTGCGGAAAGCGGAGGTGATCGCCCTGGTTCCTGCGGCACAGCACAGCAAAACACCCACGCCGAAGGCGTGGGCAAAGGGAACTTCCGAACCACGACAGCTGACCCAAACGTTACACGCCCGCACACCCTGTCACCAGAGGAAACGACTCGGCACACCGGGCCGCGGGGCCCGCCGGTGTCCGGCGGGCGGGGATGCGGTCTTAGGCCGCGGCCGCCGGGTTCGCCGAACCGGCGGCGCGGCGGTACTCGGCGTTGGTGCGCTGGGCTTCCTCGAGCTGGTCTTCCAGGATGACGATGCGGCAGGCCGCCTCGATCGGGGTGCCCTGGTCGACGAGCTCCCGGGCGCGGGCCGCGATGCGCAGCTGGTAGCGGGAGTAACGGCGGTGCCCGCCGGCGGAGCGCAGCGGGGTGATCAGGCGGGCCTCTCCGATGGCGCGCAGGAAGCCCTGGGTGGTGCCGAGCATTTCGGCGGCCCGGCCCATGGTGTAGGCGGGGTAGTCGTCGTCGTCGAGACGGCCAAGCATGTCTTCTGCGGTCATTTCACCTCTCTGCGGAACGCGTGGAGGGGCCCGGGTGCCTGCTGGCACCCGGGCCCCGAAGGAACTGCTACACCATCTGCCGGGCCTGATACTGCGCCGGCGTTCTGTTTCCGCCTGCCCGACCTGAGCTTCGTCGGGGATGCGGGGATCGCGGATGCGTGACCGGAGACCACCTCACTAACGATGTCCTGCGGTACCCGGACTCGCGTGGCGTCCGGGCGATCCTGATGGCGCCTCAACTCCTCCGTTCTTCCCTCTGGTGATCAACTGCTACCTGCGGGAACTTCTGTACTGCTGGTAATGCGGACTGCGGGTACTGCTCCACTCGGTACTACTGGTGATGCGAACTGCTCAGTGGCCTGCAGTAGCGCCACTCTTCGACAGCCAGCCCCGTCGCCCATCCTGCGTCTGCTCTGGCTTAGAACCCCACTGCCGAACTTCCCGGTGCGCGCGCCCGCAGCCGACGCCTTCACCGAGGTACTGCACACTGACTTCACTGCTGGGTACTGCGTACTGCGTAATGCACTTACGGGTACTGCCACTGCGTCAACTGCGGTACTGCTCACGGCGGCCCCTGATCACTGCGGGCCCCCCGGTCCGGTCGTCAGTCCCGTCACCGTCCTGCAACAAATCTGGCTTCGAAACTCCACCACCGCACCGTCCTGCGCACTGCAACTACGGGAACTGCGGTACTGCGAGCACTACTGCCCGGCAGTTCGTCCCTGCCGGGCCCTGCGGTCTCTCTGCGTTACGAGAGAAACCATAACCACGCCACCGCCCAATGTCTACTCCGGTCGACATAGATATTCGCGTGTTCGACAGTGAGGTAATCGGGTGTCGATGAAGGACCGCCACGCCTTCGCGGAGTCGGCGCCTGCGAAGAACAGCCGTCCCTCGGTGGTGCGCAGGTCGGGAAGGACTTTGGCGAGCTGTCCGGGCCGGTAGATGCACCAGGTGCCCAGGGCGAGGGGGTCGTCGTTCCAGTCCCATCCGGCGATGGATTCGACCTCGACGCCGGGCAGGAGCGGCTGGAGTGCTTCCTGCATGCCGTCGGTGTCGTCGAAGGCGGTCATGTGTAGGCGGTCGGGGTTGGCGGAGAACACGATCAGCCAGGTCCCCTGCGTGCCGCGGTGGTAGGTCACCGCCCAGTTGACGGCCTGGGCTTCGGGGGCGAGCACGCTGACGTTGCCGATGTCGCCCTTCACCTTCACGATGGACTTTCTGCCGGCGCCCGCGTGCCGCTCCTGCGATGCGGTCCGCTTGGCCTGGGACAGGGGCGGCTCGAACTCCACGCTGTTCAGCACGTTCATGGGCAGGGCGATCAACGCGGCCGGTGCCTCGAGGGTGTCGCCGCCTTCGAGCTCGACGCGCACCCCGCCACCGTTCTGGACGACGCGCCGGACGGTGGAGTTCAGGCGGATCTCGGCAAGGTTCGCCTGGCCGGCGATGGACTCGACAAGCTCGCTGGTGCCCTTCACCAGCTTCGTGGCCGACAAGGCGGCCAGCATCTGGGGCACGTCCCAGCCCGACAGGGCGTAGGTGCGGAAGAACTCGGTGGCCGCTGACTGGTCGAGCGGGCCGAACGCGAGGAGGCAGCACATGCCCTCCACCCAGCCGGAGGTTGTCCATCCCGGCCCGACACGGTTCAAGCGGGCGTTCAGACGCGGCGACCGTCACATGGCATGCGTGGCCGGGAGCACCGACGACTGCGGCCCGGACAGGGTACGAAAAGACGGCCAGCGGCGAGGGAGGGGTGGCCTCGTGCGCAAGGCCGGCCGACTGCCGGGCCCGACTGGGGCCGGGCGCCGTACCCCCGCCGTCACGAATGACGGGTGCGTGAGGCGAGCGCACCACCGGGAATGGTGCAGTTCAGCGCCAAGCGGGTCGGCCGGTCCCGGTCAGGCTGCCACTCTGGTCAGGACGGCTTTGGCCGCCAGCCGGAGATTCCTGATCATCGGATTCGGGTCGCCCTTGCGGCTGACCAGGACGACCTGGGCGGGGGGAGCTCCCTCGATCGGGAGGGTGACGAGGTTGTGACGCAGTGAGCTACGCCGATCGCCGACCGGTAGCACGGCGATCGCCCTGCCACTCGCGACGAGTTCGAGCTTGTCCTCGTAGCTCTCAATCGGGGCCACGCCGGCCCCGAGGATCCGGTAGGAACTCCAGTCCGCGGTCTCGAACGCGCATGGCGCCGCCTCCTCGCCGGCCAGTTCTTCCGCGGTCACCGACGCGCGGTCTGCCAAGGGATGGCCGCGCGGAACCACGAGCATCCGGGGCTCCTCGTACAGCGGGGTGGTGAACACGTCGTCGGCAGCGAGCGGCAGCGGGGCCCGAGCAATCAGGGCGTCGACGCGCTTGTCGGACAGCGCCCCGACGTCGCGGCAGCTCAGGTATCGGGTGGTGATCTCGGCGTCCGGGTAACGGCGGCTCAGTTCCCTTACGTGGCAGTGATCACCAGGTCTTCAACGTAGCCGATGGCGATTCGTTCGGTCTCGGCTTGTTCACGCACGGCCAGCTCGGCCTGGCGGGCGGCCTGCAGCAGGGCTTGGGCCCGGGGGAGGAAGCTCTGGCCGGCCGGAGTGAGCCGGGTGCCCTGAGGTACACGGTCCAACAGGCGTGCGCCGAGATACTTCTCGAGCCGTTGGATCTGGCGGCTCAGCGCCGGCTGGGCCACATGCAAGTGGGCGGCGGCCCGTCCGAAGTGCTGATGCGCCGCCACCACGGTGAAGTAGCGCACCAGCCGCAGTTCCAGGTCCGGTCCGAGATCGTTCACCCTTCCAGCGTACGCGTCATGCCGTTTCGGGATGACTAGGTTGCCGAACCGGTCTTGGACGGCCGGCCGTCGTGGGCCTTGACTGAGGACCAACGTTTCCCCAAGAAAGCGACAGGCCCAAGAAGGCGATCCAGTTCCACAAAGCGGGCGGACCGGAAGTTTTGCAGTATCACGAGGTGCCGGTTCCCGAGATCGGCCCGGGCGAGGTCCTCGTCCGGGTACACGCGGCCGGTATCAACCCGCC
This genomic interval carries:
- a CDS encoding transposase family protein: MAGTEVHPPPSQSATAPNSLQVITDPTGKILWVSRALPGRTHDLTAARRHRIIATCVRVGTPVLADLGYVGAGGTFAVPHRRRPRQDLAGQRSINRAHARLRYPVERGIARLKTWKIFRHARRSPTWLTQAAKAVLTLESYR
- a CDS encoding PucR family transcriptional regulator, whose protein sequence is MSHAIRRASELALDETTVTALRAALKTTADEVVQAIIDEVPPYANALSGRMGATIRRAVRTALGHYLDLASGNATGGDAGDAAYELGRGEVRDGRSMDALLSAYRVGARVAWRCLAAGAVPVGLPAAEVAKFAELTFAYIDELSAASAAGHADELAARGRAHERQLEHLARDLLAGASPEVLLASVQRAGWQPPVSLTAVLLPADQARPAYRALDPSTLVLDDLPDATGVLLVPDADRSHLLRQLTDRNAVVGPARPWTRASASYARAVRARSLSSDIRDTEDHLPELVLSADVDAFADLRARALAPLRTLPVATARRLEETLRAWLLHQGRRDEVAAALFVHPQTVRYRMSQLRELFPDLASPHRVLELTLAVGLRVS
- a CDS encoding ferredoxin reductase, which produces MTSAALRSRAWKLLEMVTTPLLPSDYLDLVSPLRAGADLRGRIEAVHPETSDAATIVIRPGRGWRGHRAGQYMRIGVDVDGVRLWRAYSLTSPTNRRDGRVTITVKAIPDGKVSNHLVRRAKPGTLVQLDQPTGDFVLPQAKPAKVLYLTAGSGITPVMGMLRDNELDDVVMVHCAPRPHDVIFRDELHGLVADRKLRLTEVHTDTDGVLDIARLDALVPDWAERETWACGPAGLLDAAEEHWTEHGVPERLHTERFRPSIVVAGDGGEVTFSVTGKTVDADGATPLLDIGEEAGVLMPSGCRMGICFGCITPLKAGAVRDLRTGEITEAEPGVLIQTCVSAAAGPCDIER
- a CDS encoding fatty acid desaturase, with protein sequence MTAIDPTAHLTAEQIEELGRELDAIRDEVIADRGEKDAAYIRKVISAQRKLELASRGVLLFSFFPPAWLLGTAGLSVAKIMDNMEIGHNILHGQWDWMRDPKIHSSTWDWDHVSPADQWKHSHNELHHTYTNVLGKDNDLGYGIMRVDEDQKWHPFHLGQPLWNFINACFFEYGIAAYDLELGKNLHKRRRKNPEFRARAKAVGRKIRKQVLKDYVIHPLLSGPSFLTTLAATFTANLVRNVWTHSVIMCGHFPEGVQVFERRSIKDETRGQWYLRQMMGSANISGSRAMHFMTGNLSHQIEHHLFPDLPSNRYAEVAVKVRALFEKYELEYVTGPLPKQVFSAWRKVFRLSLPNKKPKVKTPDREQELVAA
- a CDS encoding cold-shock protein, which translates into the protein MATGTVKWFNAEKGFGFIAQDGGGPDVFAHYSAINSSGFRELQEGQVVTFDVTQGQKGPQAENITPA
- a CDS encoding MerR family transcriptional regulator, which encodes MTAEDMLGRLDDDDYPAYTMGRAAEMLGTTQGFLRAIGEARLITPLRSAGGHRRYSRYQLRIAARARELVDQGTPIEAACRIVILEDQLEEAQRTNAEYRRAAGSANPAAAA
- a CDS encoding flavin monoamine oxidase family protein gives rise to the protein MCCLLAFGPLDQSAATEFFRTYALSGWDVPQMLAALSATKLVKGTSELVESIAGQANLAEIRLNSTVRRVVQNGGGVRVELEGGDTLEAPAALIALPMNVLNSVEFEPPLSQAKRTASQERHAGAGRKSIVKVKGDIGNVSVLAPEAQAVNWAVTYHRGTQGTWLIVFSANPDRLHMTAFDDTDGMQEALQPLLPGVEVESIAGWDWNDDPLALGTWCIYRPGQLAKVLPDLRTTEGRLFFAGADSAKAWRSFIDTRLPHCRTREYLCRPE